One genomic window of Arthrobacter sp. KBS0703 includes the following:
- a CDS encoding LacI family DNA-binding transcriptional regulator: MGDNGRVTQEIGRRPNIYDVASAAGVSKSLVSLVLRGAPGVSPARRAAVEEAIERLNYRPSRAAATLAGNRSRTIGVVLDDYRNLWFVSLLAGLHDQLAPLGFRVAVADPSFNAHLDGTAVDGLMSLRVDGIVIATEPTEDMFAALDVPAVVAGNRDIVVPGADIVANDDLVGGRLATEHLIGLGHRHIGHITGGGGAARLRAKGFDAAMRERGLRPHAAQGHGLTTESDGYQAALKLLDENPSLTAIFAANDTMALGAAGVARDKGRRIPEDLSLIGYDNSPLASANLLRLTTIDGRNAEVGAGAAKALLNRMEDPAAPVGTMLVEPDLVIRASTAAL, translated from the coding sequence ATGGGTGACAATGGCAGGGTGACGCAGGAGATCGGCAGACGCCCGAACATTTATGACGTGGCCTCCGCGGCTGGGGTTTCAAAGTCCCTGGTCTCGTTGGTCTTGCGGGGTGCCCCCGGTGTTTCCCCGGCGCGCCGCGCGGCCGTCGAGGAGGCCATTGAACGGCTGAACTATCGCCCCAGCCGCGCCGCGGCAACCCTGGCCGGCAATAGGTCCCGCACCATTGGCGTGGTCCTGGACGATTATCGGAACCTTTGGTTTGTCAGCCTGTTGGCCGGATTGCACGATCAACTCGCGCCTCTCGGTTTTCGGGTGGCCGTCGCTGATCCTTCGTTCAATGCCCACCTTGACGGGACCGCCGTGGACGGACTCATGTCGCTGCGCGTGGACGGCATCGTGATCGCAACCGAGCCAACCGAGGATATGTTCGCGGCTTTGGACGTTCCCGCGGTTGTCGCCGGAAACCGGGACATCGTGGTTCCCGGAGCCGACATCGTGGCCAACGACGACCTTGTGGGCGGCCGTCTCGCCACCGAGCACCTGATCGGCCTGGGCCACCGGCACATCGGGCATATCACCGGTGGGGGAGGTGCGGCCCGACTGCGTGCCAAGGGGTTCGACGCCGCGATGCGGGAACGCGGGCTGCGGCCGCACGCCGCCCAGGGCCACGGGCTCACCACGGAGTCTGACGGTTACCAGGCGGCGCTGAAACTGCTGGACGAAAACCCCTCACTCACCGCCATTTTTGCTGCAAACGACACCATGGCCCTCGGCGCGGCGGGCGTGGCCCGGGACAAGGGGCGGCGCATCCCGGAGGATCTGTCGCTCATCGGCTACGACAATTCGCCGTTGGCGTCGGCCAACCTGTTGCGGCTCACCACGATCGATGGCCGCAACGCTGAAGTCGGAGCCGGGGCGGCGAAGGCGTTGCTGAATCGCATGGAAGACCCGGCGGCGCCGGTTGGAACCATGCTGGTGGAACCGGACCTGGTCATCAGGGCCTCCACGGCCGCCCTGTAA
- the trpC gene encoding indole-3-glycerol phosphate synthase TrpC, producing MTVLDDINAGVREDMEARKRLVSLAELKDRALAAAPARDAWTALDGPSATREHLKVIAEIKRRSPSKGDLANIVDPASLAQQYADGGAAVISVLTEQRRFNGSLADLDAVRDRVDVPLLRKDFTLDEYQIWEARAHGADLILLIVASLSDQQLREFSALSRELGMNVLVETHTPEEVERAVAAEARIIGVNVRNLKTLDVDRSVFDTLAGSIPAGAVVVAESGVRGADDVAHYAAHGANAILVGEALVSDATPRERIAEFTAAGAAAIAARV from the coding sequence GTGACGGTTCTCGACGACATCAATGCCGGTGTCAGGGAGGACATGGAGGCCCGCAAGCGTCTCGTGTCCCTCGCGGAACTGAAGGACCGCGCACTGGCAGCGGCTCCGGCACGCGATGCTTGGACTGCCCTCGACGGCCCGTCCGCCACGCGCGAGCATCTCAAGGTCATCGCTGAGATTAAGCGCCGGAGCCCGTCCAAGGGCGATCTCGCGAACATCGTTGACCCGGCCTCGCTGGCCCAGCAGTACGCCGACGGCGGCGCCGCCGTTATCAGCGTGCTCACGGAACAGCGCCGCTTCAACGGTTCGCTCGCGGATCTGGACGCGGTCCGTGACCGGGTGGACGTCCCGCTGCTCCGCAAGGACTTCACCCTGGACGAGTACCAGATCTGGGAAGCCCGCGCCCACGGCGCGGACCTCATCCTGCTGATCGTGGCGTCCCTGTCCGACCAGCAGCTGCGCGAATTCAGTGCCCTCAGCCGTGAACTCGGCATGAACGTGCTCGTGGAAACGCACACGCCGGAGGAAGTCGAACGTGCGGTGGCTGCCGAGGCCCGGATCATCGGCGTCAACGTGCGCAACCTCAAGACGCTCGACGTCGACCGCTCCGTTTTCGACACACTCGCCGGAAGCATTCCGGCCGGCGCAGTTGTGGTTGCGGAGTCCGGCGTCAGGGGTGCCGACGACGTCGCGCACTACGCGGCGCACGGCGCCAACGCCATCCTCGTGGGGGAGGCGCTCGTCAGCGACGCCACGCCGCGGGAACGCATTGCGGAGTTCACCGCGGCCGGGGCGGCAGCGATCGCCGCGCGGGTCTGA
- a CDS encoding Trp biosynthesis-associated membrane protein gives MAVPASSGAQAKARSSTPAWARKSTLVLLIAAIALAVFGTTTQTWMTVNLDPQQLGQATGQGGLQVQGSKAATTVTALALVALAGGLAASIAGKIARWIITAIVVLAAAGIITAAATVLADPLAAAQGSIAAATGVSGSSADVSVTAFPVLAVVAGSLLALCGLLVIPAGRYWKTRTKYDAAAQGAAAQSGPVDEIDSWDRLSRGDDPT, from the coding sequence ATGGCGGTTCCGGCAAGTTCCGGCGCGCAGGCCAAGGCCCGCAGCAGCACGCCGGCGTGGGCACGCAAGTCCACGCTGGTCCTGCTCATCGCCGCGATCGCGCTGGCGGTCTTCGGCACCACCACCCAGACCTGGATGACCGTCAACCTGGACCCCCAGCAACTGGGCCAGGCCACGGGCCAGGGCGGACTCCAGGTCCAGGGCAGCAAGGCCGCCACCACGGTAACGGCCCTTGCCCTCGTCGCCCTCGCAGGCGGCCTCGCCGCGTCCATCGCCGGCAAGATCGCACGCTGGATCATCACGGCCATCGTCGTCCTGGCGGCAGCGGGCATCATCACCGCCGCCGCGACCGTCCTCGCGGATCCGCTGGCGGCCGCGCAGGGCTCCATCGCCGCGGCCACCGGCGTCAGCGGGAGCAGCGCTGACGTGAGTGTCACCGCGTTTCCGGTCCTCGCCGTCGTCGCCGGTTCGCTCCTGGCGCTGTGCGGACTGCTGGTGATTCCGGCTGGGCGGTACTGGAAGACGCGGACCAAGTACGATGCCGCCGCGCAGGGTGCCGCCGCCCAGTCCGGCCCGGTGGACGAGATCGACAGCTGGGACCGGCTCTCCCGCGGCGACGACCCCACCTGA
- a CDS encoding oxidoreductase, producing MKLLILGGTAWLGHEVARQAVGRGHDVTCVTRGVSGSVPDGASHVQSDRDDDHGLAAVAAVHWDAVLDVSRQPGQVKRAVRDLGSAGHYVFVSSASVYADHGPLGQDEDAPLLPPLESEVMETMETYGEAKAACEKAVLDGLGAGRCMIARVGLIGGPGDIFGRTGYWPMRFANPSIEDGTVLVPDAPSLPVQVIDVRDLAAWLVHNCDRQLGGFYNATGETHSFAEHIAAARELAGHRGQLAAADAEWLHGHGVGEWAGPKSLPLWLSDPDWQGMNARSNVRAKDAGLVLRPLAQTLRDTLEWEESTGIEKPRRAGLTQDEEAELITELG from the coding sequence ATGAAACTTCTTATCCTCGGAGGCACCGCCTGGCTTGGTCATGAGGTTGCCCGCCAGGCGGTCGGACGCGGCCACGACGTGACGTGCGTGACCAGGGGTGTATCAGGATCCGTTCCTGACGGTGCGTCCCATGTTCAGTCAGACCGGGATGACGACCACGGTCTTGCGGCCGTGGCCGCCGTGCACTGGGACGCGGTTTTGGACGTGTCCCGCCAACCGGGCCAGGTGAAGCGTGCGGTGCGGGACCTGGGGTCGGCTGGCCACTACGTCTTTGTGTCCTCGGCCAGCGTTTACGCGGATCACGGACCCCTGGGACAGGACGAGGATGCCCCGCTGCTGCCTCCGCTCGAGTCTGAGGTCATGGAGACCATGGAGACGTACGGTGAGGCGAAGGCCGCGTGCGAGAAGGCCGTCCTCGACGGACTGGGAGCCGGGCGGTGCATGATCGCCCGGGTGGGGCTCATCGGGGGCCCGGGAGACATCTTCGGCCGCACAGGGTACTGGCCGATGCGCTTTGCCAACCCCTCGATTGAAGACGGAACGGTGCTCGTGCCTGATGCACCGTCGCTTCCCGTGCAGGTCATTGATGTCCGGGACCTCGCTGCCTGGCTGGTTCATAACTGCGACAGGCAGCTGGGTGGTTTCTACAACGCCACTGGAGAGACACATTCCTTCGCCGAGCACATAGCTGCTGCCCGGGAATTAGCCGGCCACCGAGGACAGCTCGCCGCGGCCGACGCCGAGTGGCTTCATGGGCATGGTGTCGGGGAATGGGCCGGCCCGAAGTCCCTGCCCCTGTGGCTGAGTGACCCGGACTGGCAAGGCATGAACGCCCGCTCAAACGTACGGGCGAAGGACGCCGGACTGGTGCTTCGCCCGCTCGCGCAAACGCTTCGTGACACGCTGGAATGGGAAGAAAGCACAGGAATCGAGAAGCCGCGCCGCGCCGGCCTCACCCAAGACGAGGAAGCAGAACTCATCACCGAGCTGGGCTAA
- a CDS encoding anthranilate synthase component I translates to MQDLGIISPGLEEFRELAGHSRVIPVRLKVLADAETPIGLYRKLAQGQPGTFLMESAAVGGAWSRYSFIGSRSRATLTTKDGQAHWLGEPPAGVPVDGNPVDAIRDTIDALRTDRFDDLPPFTSGLVGFLGWETVRHWEKLTSPPEDDLQLPEMALNLVTDMAVHDNMDGSVLLIANAINFDNSSERVDEAWHDAVRRVKELLARVSTPVNQPVSVLEPAALDFAASVQERWDETDYLAALDRGKEAIVDGEVFQVVISRRFEMECGASPLDVYRVLRNTNPSPYMYIFSLEDAAGREYSIVGSSPEALVTVTGEDVITHPIAGSRPRGKTVDADKALAEELLADQKERAEHLMLVDLSRNDLSKVCVAGSVDVTQFMEVERFSHIMHLVSTVVGRLAPSAKAYDVLKATFPAGTLSGAPKPRALRLLDELEPHRRGIYGGVVGYLDFAGDMDMAIAIRSALLREGRAYVQAGGGIVADSVKAAEAQETVNKAAAPLRAVHTAGSLHNITPESVTEAGPTGTRSTGTSTGTASAGAES, encoded by the coding sequence ATGCAGGACCTAGGAATCATCAGCCCAGGCCTCGAAGAATTCCGTGAACTCGCCGGGCACAGCCGCGTCATCCCTGTCCGGCTCAAGGTGCTGGCGGATGCCGAAACTCCGATCGGGCTGTACCGGAAACTGGCACAGGGCCAGCCGGGCACGTTCCTCATGGAGTCCGCGGCTGTCGGCGGCGCCTGGTCCCGCTATTCCTTCATTGGCTCCCGTTCCCGGGCCACGCTCACCACCAAGGACGGCCAGGCCCACTGGCTCGGCGAGCCGCCTGCCGGCGTTCCGGTGGACGGAAACCCGGTGGATGCCATCCGTGACACGATCGATGCCCTGCGCACCGACCGTTTCGACGACCTGCCGCCCTTCACCTCCGGCCTCGTAGGCTTCCTCGGCTGGGAAACAGTCCGCCACTGGGAGAAACTGACCAGCCCGCCCGAAGACGACCTGCAGCTTCCCGAAATGGCACTGAACCTCGTCACGGACATGGCCGTCCACGACAACATGGACGGCTCCGTGCTGCTCATCGCCAACGCCATCAACTTCGACAACAGCTCCGAACGGGTGGATGAGGCCTGGCACGACGCCGTCCGCCGCGTCAAGGAACTCCTCGCCCGCGTCAGCACGCCCGTAAACCAGCCGGTGTCCGTGCTGGAACCTGCCGCCCTCGATTTTGCCGCCAGCGTCCAGGAACGGTGGGATGAAACCGACTACCTGGCCGCTCTTGACCGGGGCAAGGAGGCGATCGTGGACGGGGAAGTCTTCCAGGTGGTCATTTCTCGCCGCTTCGAGATGGAGTGCGGAGCCTCCCCGCTGGACGTCTACCGCGTGCTCCGCAACACCAACCCGAGCCCGTACATGTACATCTTCAGCCTGGAAGATGCGGCCGGGCGCGAATACTCGATCGTCGGCTCCTCACCCGAGGCGCTCGTGACGGTCACGGGCGAGGACGTCATCACCCACCCCATCGCCGGTTCCCGGCCCCGCGGCAAGACCGTGGATGCGGACAAGGCACTCGCCGAAGAACTCCTCGCGGACCAGAAGGAACGCGCCGAACACCTGATGCTCGTGGATCTGTCCCGGAACGACCTTTCCAAGGTGTGCGTGGCGGGCTCCGTGGACGTCACACAGTTCATGGAGGTGGAGCGGTTCAGCCACATCATGCACCTCGTGTCCACGGTGGTGGGCCGGCTGGCCCCGTCGGCGAAGGCCTATGACGTCCTGAAGGCCACCTTCCCGGCGGGAACGCTGTCCGGCGCGCCGAAACCCCGCGCCCTGCGCCTCCTCGACGAGCTCGAGCCGCACCGCCGCGGAATCTACGGCGGCGTGGTGGGCTATTTGGACTTCGCCGGCGACATGGACATGGCCATCGCCATCCGCTCCGCCCTGCTGCGGGAAGGGCGGGCCTACGTCCAGGCCGGCGGCGGCATCGTTGCGGACTCGGTCAAAGCCGCCGAAGCGCAGGAAACCGTCAACAAGGCGGCCGCACCCCTCCGGGCCGTCCACACCGCGGGCTCGCTGCACAACATCACGCCGGAGTCGGTCACCGAGGCCGGACCAACCGGTACCCGGTCAACGGGAACATCAACAGGGACGGCGTCCGCCGGGGCGGAATCCTGA
- a CDS encoding HGxxPAAW family protein, with amino-acid sequence MSKATVSGTKPAAAPKTHHGIDHSIDLGHGNSPAAWTCVIVMLIGALIASIAFVIANTPIFVAGAAIMVLGLLAGFIMRKAGYGVGGSKLKNTGH; translated from the coding sequence ATGAGCAAAGCCACTGTTTCCGGTACCAAGCCCGCGGCGGCCCCCAAGACCCACCACGGCATCGACCACAGCATTGATCTTGGCCACGGCAACAGCCCTGCGGCCTGGACCTGCGTGATCGTCATGCTGATCGGCGCCCTCATCGCCTCCATCGCCTTCGTCATCGCCAACACCCCCATCTTCGTGGCCGGCGCGGCGATCATGGTCCTCGGCCTGCTGGCCGGCTTCATCATGCGCAAAGCGGGCTACGGCGTGGGCGGCAGCAAGCTGAAGAACACCGGCCACTAA
- the hisI gene encoding phosphoribosyl-AMP cyclohydrolase, with the protein MSEQPAPSPTSGSPLRADAGTAAGAQLSGGPLPADIASALKRDSAGLVAAIVQQFDTHEVLMLGWMDDEALNRTMTTGRVTFYSRSRQEYWRKGDTSGHVQWVKSVALDCDGDALLVRVDQVGAACHTGTRTCFDGRTLDVVAGSAD; encoded by the coding sequence ATGTCTGAGCAGCCCGCCCCCAGCCCCACTTCCGGTTCACCCCTTCGTGCCGACGCCGGCACTGCCGCGGGTGCCCAGCTTTCCGGAGGCCCTCTTCCGGCCGACATTGCGTCAGCCCTCAAGCGGGACAGCGCCGGCCTTGTCGCCGCCATCGTGCAGCAGTTCGACACCCACGAGGTGCTCATGCTGGGCTGGATGGACGACGAAGCCCTCAACCGCACCATGACCACCGGTCGGGTCACCTTTTACTCCCGCTCGCGCCAGGAGTACTGGCGCAAGGGGGATACCTCCGGCCACGTGCAGTGGGTGAAGTCCGTGGCCCTTGACTGCGACGGCGACGCCCTCTTGGTGAGGGTCGACCAGGTCGGCGCTGCGTGCCACACCGGAACGCGAACGTGCTTCGACGGCCGGACCCTGGACGTCGTGGCAGGCTCTGCAGACTAG